Sequence from the Acidobacteriota bacterium genome:
TGAAGCGAGTTTAAAAGCCAGATTATTTGCGGCATCGGCAGATTCATTGCCCGATAAATTCAGGTTGCGGTAAACCACAACACTTACTTTGAATTTTTGACCCGGAACCACCATTTCATCGCTCGCCAGACAATCAACCACAATGCCTTCGGTTTTGGTTAATGCATCGGCAAAATCGTCTTCCTTTTGTCTTAATAAAAAATCCGTATTATAAAATTCATCCTCACTTAAATTATTTTTTGAAAGCGCCTCCCGAATGGCTCGAATGGTTTGCAACCCCCTGGCGATTAACGGAGAGAGTTTACCGGTTTCATAAGGATTAAATTTTTCTTTTACTTCATCGGCAATTTTTTGTGCTTCGATTAATTGCGGGCGAATGCGATTTGCAGATTGCCCCGCAAAATCGGCAATACCAGCGAGCGAGACATCTATCCCGTCAAATACATCTTTGGGATTTTCAGTTTTTTCCACATTGCTATCCGCCACTTTATAAAACGAATAACGGTCGCCTTTCAGTTGTAAAGCGCCCTGATCCTGTGACCGGTGCAGGCTTCTACCTTGCATGGCGATTTCAAAGTAGCTTCGACCAAACAACGCATCGAATTGCCCTGTATTGATTGAAATGACTCCTTTTTCTTTAGAGGGTTCATTGCGCGGTTGTTGAAACCCGCCGGAACGAATAAAAAGTTTTTTGGCTTTCCAAGGTCTTAAACCTTCAGCAATCTGTTCGGGAAATTTCGTTGGATCACCGGCGTATTGATAGGCAATCGGTGTCAAATAACCCGAAGCCTGATGATGACCGTGACCATCACTGCTTGTACCGGTAAATACCGGAATAATCACCAAAGGTCTAAATTGGCGAATCACCCTGACCATATCTTTTAATAATTCATCCTGGCTCCATTTCGATAACGCCTCTGCACGCGATTTACTGAATCCGAAATCATAGGCGCGAGTAAAAAATTGTTTCGCTCCATCAACTTGTCTTGCGGCTAATAACTCTTCGGTTCTAATCACCCCAAGTTTTTCATATAAATCGGAGCCAATCAGATTTTGTCCGCCATCGCCGCGCGTCAGTGCAAGATAAGCCGTGCGTGCCTGCCGTCCTCTGGCAAAATAAGCCAGCAATCCGCTGTCTTCATCATCGGGATGCGCGCCGGTATGAAGGACGCTGGCGATTGTCCCCAATTTTCTGATCGCTTCGCCTATGGCTGCGGCGTCAGGTTTTTGACGATTGCTTGCCCTGACAGAATATGGATTGCAGGGAATGAAGGAAAGAATCAGATTAAACAAAATTCCATAGGTGATGAGCGTTGGTGTTTTTTTGATTAATAGGCGCACAGGCTTACTCCCAATTTAATATCCACTGAAAGTTTCAAACGAATTTGTAATGCCGGGATGATAAAAGTTTTAGCGTCTTTATTGACGCCCATCAAGTGCTACCATAGAATATCGCAAATTTTCTGAATCAGGAGCGTTTTGATGTCTGTTGAAGACCCGGAAAAGGATTCACCCAGTTTCAGTGAAAAAATAACTGATTATGTGCTCCTTCTACAGCAGGACGATGAAGAGCAACTGGGATTATGGTCAAGTTGGAAGCAGATTTACATCCTGGTTTTGGTTTACGGGTCACTGCAAATTCTCATTCTCTATTTCTTCACACGGATATTTAATCACCCATGAGACTAGCTGACTGGATTATTTTTGCCCTTTACCTAGCACTTACGATTTTTGTTGGGATGTATAAAAGTCGTGAGGGAAAAGATGTAGAAAGTTATTTTTTGGGAAACCGTAGCATTCCCTGGTGGGCTGCGGGTCTTTCAGTGATGGCAACCCAAGCCAGCGCCATCACCTTTATTGGAACCACCGGACAAGCATTCAACGATGGCATGCGGTTTATTCAGATTTATTTGCCGCTGCCAATCGTAGTGGTTTTGTTGTGCATCAGTTTCGTCCCATTTTTTTACCGGGCAAAAGTCTACACGGCTTATGAATATCTTGAACGGCGATTCGATACCAAAACCCGCGCGCTTACCAGTTTTCTGTTTCAGTGTTCAAGAGGGATGTCGGTTGGTATCGTGCTCTATGCCCCATCTGTGGTTTTATCTGTGATTTTGGGGTGGAGTGAATTCTGGACCATTTTATTAATGGGGATTTCAACGATTTTATATACCACCTGGGGAGGGGTTCGAGCGGTTGTCTGGACAGACACTATGCAAATGCTCCTGATGTTCGTCGGGGTTTTTGTTGGTCTTTATTTAGTAATTGATGGTTTACCGCAGAACGTCACCTTTTCGGATGCAATTTATTTGGGCGGAGTTACGAATCATTGGAATGCCATAGACCTATCCATCGACCCGAAAAATCAATACACCCTGCTTTCCGGTTTATTGGGTGGGTTTTTCCTGATGCTCTCTTATTTCGGTTGCGACCAGAGTCAGGTTCAACGTTATATCACCGCCCGTTCATTAAAAGAGAGTCAAATGTCATTGATTATGACCGCGATTCTCAAAGTCCCAATGCAGTTTTTAATTTTAGCAACCGGCGTGTTTTTGATGGTGTTTTATCAATTTGAACATCACCCGATTTTTTTTAATCCGGCTGAGGTTCAAAAAATCGAAACCAGCCAATCTGTTTCCGATGAAGTTCGGAAACAATTTCTAGACCTCAAGGCGGAATTCGACACCGCTTTTGAAGATCGCAAAGCGGTCAGTAATCGTTTGCTGGAATCGCGAAAAAATGGCAATGCCGATGAAACCGCGCAGTTATTAAGGCAATTTGATTCGCTCAATAAAACGGTTGAAGAAAAACGCAAGGCGGCTGGGGCTATTATTAAAACCATCTCCAGCAGTAATGATGTCAACTATGTTTATCCCAGTTTTATTCTAAAATATGTACCAATTGGCATGTTAGGGTTAATGATTGCGGTAATTTTTGCGGCTGCGATGTCATCAATATCGGCTGAAGTTGCAGCGTTATCCAGCGCATCAATGATTGATTTTTATAAACGGTTTTTCGTGAAGGATGTTTCCGAAACCCATTACTTTCGAGCCAGCCAGTTATTTACCCTTTTCTGGGGAATTTTTGCGACCGTCATCGCCACCTTTGCCGGTCGCTGGGGAACCTCGCTGGTTGAGACGGTCAATAAAGTGGGTTCCCATTTTTATGGGCCGATTCTTGGCGTATTTTTATTGGGCTTTTTATTTAAACGAGCCAATGGAAACGGAGCATTCTGGGGAATTATTGCAGGGATGGGCGCAGTGATTTTCACCAGTTGGACGACCAATATTGCCTGGTTATATTTGAATGCTATCGGCCCCTTTGTGGTGGTTATCACGGGCGTTGCAGTTTCGCTTTTGACGAAAAAGGCAGGTCGTGAAAGTTAATCGAGCAGCAATAGCTGTAATCAAAAATCGGCGAATTAAATTGGGTTACTTCTTTTTGTTTTCATCATAGGCAGTAGTTTTTTCACCATATTGGTTTTTATACCAATCTAATTCATTACTGAACCCCGCCTGACCTTTTTTAAAGGGTCGTAAACCTAACCCTGCACCAAAATAGCCTGCATGTGGTATTGGCCCATAAACGGTTTTATCTCGATTGACGGTTTTCGATTCATCCTGATTAAAAGCTTTTTCATACCCTGCGGCAATGCCAAATCCTCTGGCACGGGCTTCGAGCTTTCGTGAAGG
This genomic interval carries:
- a CDS encoding sodium:solute symporter, which translates into the protein MYKSREGKDVESYFLGNRSIPWWAAGLSVMATQASAITFIGTTGQAFNDGMRFIQIYLPLPIVVVLLCISFVPFFYRAKVYTAYEYLERRFDTKTRALTSFLFQCSRGMSVGIVLYAPSVVLSVILGWSEFWTILLMGISTILYTTWGGVRAVVWTDTMQMLLMFVGVFVGLYLVIDGLPQNVTFSDAIYLGGVTNHWNAIDLSIDPKNQYTLLSGLLGGFFLMLSYFGCDQSQVQRYITARSLKESQMSLIMTAILKVPMQFLILATGVFLMVFYQFEHHPIFFNPAEVQKIETSQSVSDEVRKQFLDLKAEFDTAFEDRKAVSNRLLESRKNGNADETAQLLRQFDSLNKTVEEKRKAAGAIIKTISSSNDVNYVYPSFILKYVPIGMLGLMIAVIFAAAMSSISAEVAALSSASMIDFYKRFFVKDVSETHYFRASQLFTLFWGIFATVIATFAGRWGTSLVETVNKVGSHFYGPILGVFLLGFLFKRANGNGAFWGIIAGMGAVIFTSWTTNIAWLYLNAIGPFVVVITGVAVSLLTKKAGRES